A single window of Hemibagrus wyckioides isolate EC202008001 linkage group LG28, SWU_Hwy_1.0, whole genome shotgun sequence DNA harbors:
- the LOC131348754 gene encoding transmembrane protein 250 — protein MPVIPIPRRARSFHGPHSTCMHSACVPARASQLLRTNYSNFDLYLKSRWTYGFVRFLLYFSCSLFTSLLWVALATLLCIEYVCVRIVLRLQYKLSVILLLLGHRRLDFGVLNEIFIYSMHITMFLVGGLGWCFMVFVDM, from the coding sequence ATGCCCGTGATCCCCATCCCGAGGCGGGCGCGCTCCTTCCATGGCCCCCACAGCACGTGCATGCACTCGGCCTGCGTCCCAGCACGCGCCTCCCAGCTACTGCGCACCAACTACAGCAACTTCGACCTGTACCTGAAGTCGCGCTGGACCTACGGCTTCGTGCGCTTTCTCCTCTACTTCAGCTGCAGCCTGTTCACCTCGCTCCTGTGGGTGGCGCTCGCCACACTGCTGTGCATCGAGTACGTGTGCGTCCGCATCGTCCTGCGCCTCCAGTACAAACTCTCGGTCATCCTGCTGCTCCTGGGACACCGCAGGCTGGACTTCGGCGTCCTGAACGAGATCTTCATATACAGCATGCACATCACCATGTTCCTGGTGGGAGGACTCGGGTGGTGCTTCATGGTGTTTGTGGATATGTAG